The Lutibacter profundi genome includes a region encoding these proteins:
- the asnB gene encoding asparagine synthase B, which yields MCGIVCSFDLKQKSEILRPKLLEMSKKIRHRGPDWSGIYADEKAILAHERLAIVDPASGKQPLFSEDGKLVLAANGEIYNHRELRKQFEGTYNFQTASDCEVILALYKEKGTDFLDELNGIFGFALYDAENDEYFIARDHMGIIPLYMGWDEHGTFYVASELKALEGVCAKIELFPPGHFLSSKDGKLTKWYSRDWMEYKAVKDNQTSIDELHDALEAAVHRQLMSDVPYGVLLSGGLDSSVTSAIAKKYAEKRIESGDTQDAWWPQLHSFSVGLEGSPDLAAAQLVADHIGTVHHEIKFTIQEGLDAIKDVIYNLETYDITTIRASTPMYLMARVIKSMGVKMVLSGEGADELFGGYLYFHKAPNAEEFHKETVRKLSKLHMYDCLRANKSLASWGIEGRVPFLDKEFIDVAMRINPHDKMINGERMEKWVIRKAFEKYLPKSVAWRQKEQFSDGVGYSWIDTLKEVVDKEVTDEQLANAKYKFPIQTPTSKEEYYYRSIFSTHFPSDTAAWSVPQEASVACSTKIALEWDESFKNMNDPSGRAVANVHDDAY from the coding sequence ATGTGTGGAATAGTTTGTTCATTTGATTTAAAACAAAAATCAGAAATTCTAAGACCTAAGTTGTTAGAAATGTCAAAAAAAATACGTCATCGTGGTCCGGATTGGAGTGGTATTTACGCTGATGAAAAAGCAATATTAGCTCATGAGCGTTTGGCAATTGTTGATCCTGCTTCAGGAAAACAACCATTGTTTAGTGAAGATGGTAAACTGGTGTTAGCGGCAAATGGTGAAATATACAATCATAGAGAATTGCGTAAGCAATTTGAAGGAACATATAATTTTCAAACAGCATCTGATTGTGAAGTTATTTTAGCTTTATACAAAGAAAAAGGTACAGATTTTTTAGATGAATTAAATGGTATTTTTGGTTTTGCATTATACGATGCTGAAAATGACGAATACTTTATAGCGCGTGACCATATGGGAATTATTCCTTTATATATGGGTTGGGATGAACATGGTACTTTTTATGTAGCTTCAGAATTAAAAGCGCTGGAAGGTGTTTGTGCTAAGATTGAGTTATTTCCTCCAGGTCATTTTTTATCTAGTAAAGATGGGAAATTAACAAAATGGTATAGTAGAGATTGGATGGAGTATAAAGCAGTAAAAGACAACCAAACTAGTATTGATGAGTTACATGATGCGTTGGAAGCTGCGGTTCACCGTCAGTTAATGTCTGATGTGCCTTATGGAGTGCTACTTTCAGGAGGCTTAGATTCGTCTGTAACTTCAGCCATTGCAAAAAAATATGCCGAAAAAAGAATAGAAAGTGGTGATACGCAAGATGCTTGGTGGCCACAATTGCACTCGTTTTCTGTTGGTTTAGAAGGTTCACCAGATTTAGCAGCAGCACAATTGGTAGCTGACCATATTGGTACGGTTCATCATGAAATTAAATTTACCATTCAAGAAGGTTTAGATGCTATTAAAGATGTGATTTATAATTTAGAAACGTACGATATTACAACTATTAGAGCTTCCACACCAATGTATTTAATGGCACGTGTTATTAAATCTATGGGAGTTAAAATGGTACTTTCTGGTGAAGGAGCCGATGAACTGTTTGGAGGCTATTTATATTTCCATAAAGCACCTAATGCTGAGGAATTTCATAAAGAAACGGTGCGTAAATTAAGCAAATTACATATGTACGATTGTTTACGAGCTAATAAAAGTTTAGCTTCTTGGGGAATTGAAGGACGTGTGCCATTTTTAGACAAAGAATTTATAGATGTTGCAATGCGAATAAATCCTCATGATAAAATGATTAATGGTGAACGTATGGAAAAATGGGTAATCCGTAAAGCATTTGAAAAATATTTACCAAAAAGTGTAGCTTGGCGTCAAAAAGAACAATTTTCAGATGGTGTTGGTTATAGCTGGATTGATACGTTAAAGGAAGTGGTTGATAAAGAAGTAACAGATGAACAGTTGGCAAATGCTAAATATAAATTTCCAATTCAAACACCAACTAGTAAAGAAGAATATTATTATCGTTCTATTTTCAGTACTCATTTCCCTTCAGATACGGCAGCTTGGAGCGTACCTCAAGAGGCTTCAGTTGCTTGTAGTACAAAAATAGCGTTAGAATGGGATGAAAGTTTTAAAAATATGAACGATCCGTCAGGTAGAGCCGTTGCAAATGTTCATGATGATGCGTATTAA
- a CDS encoding LytR/AlgR family response regulator transcription factor — MELKNEKLAEEINALSKLNLNLSNYKDKISKKIEDDSLGLSDKDDSTTPKKRILTYLKDKLISIKVDEISFINTEHSITTICCLNGKKYTSNSSLDELYASLDKTLFFRANRQFVLSAKGIDEILRYGNNQLKIKTTPTSNNSIIISKNKASEFKKWLDM; from the coding sequence TTGGAATTAAAAAATGAAAAACTAGCAGAAGAAATAAATGCACTTTCCAAATTAAACTTAAATTTATCTAATTATAAAGATAAAATTAGTAAAAAAATTGAAGATGATAGTTTGGGTTTGAGTGATAAAGATGATTCAACCACACCTAAAAAAAGAATTTTAACCTATTTAAAGGATAAGCTAATCTCAATAAAAGTTGATGAAATATCATTTATTAATACGGAACATTCAATAACAACAATATGTTGTTTAAACGGGAAAAAATATACAAGTAATTCAAGTTTAGATGAACTTTATGCCAGCTTGGATAAGACTTTATTTTTTAGAGCCAATAGACAATTTGTTCTTTCGGCAAAAGGTATTGATGAAATTTTAAGGTATGGTAATAATCAACTAAAAATAAAAACGACACCTACTTCTAATAACTCAATTATTATTAGTAAAAACAAAGCGTCTGAGTTTAAAAAATGGTTAGATATGTAA
- a CDS encoding c-type cytochrome — protein sequence MKQTILYLSFLFLVVFFISCENNVEETMEDLVVSECNSAISFSEQIKPIIDTNCLQCHNGNQFPDLRTYQSIKNFAAIIKEETQTRRMPLGGSLTTDEIKAIACWIDSGSLNN from the coding sequence ATGAAACAAACTATTTTATATCTGTCATTTCTTTTTTTGGTCGTATTCTTTATTTCTTGTGAAAATAATGTTGAAGAAACTATGGAAGATTTGGTAGTAAGTGAATGCAATTCAGCCATTTCTTTTAGTGAACAAATAAAACCTATTATTGATACAAATTGTCTTCAATGCCATAATGGAAATCAGTTTCCAGATTTAAGAACTTATCAGTCTATAAAAAATTTCGCTGCTATCATTAAAGAAGAAACACAAACAAGACGAATGCCATTAGGTGGTAGTTTAACTACTGATGAAATTAAAGCTATTGCTTGTTGGATTGATAGCGGTTCATTAAATAATTAA
- a CDS encoding OB-fold protein, which produces MKSRYLKIAIGLFLIIVIAFIFGINQYNKPHVNVRDSKVNYVFTPKKLVEEYLQNEMAATKKYADQILQIEGDSYSISTLKGNSVITFKDTTSESSIICHLQPEENNKILKLKKDQYITVKGICTGYLLDVVMVECVLVDYKI; this is translated from the coding sequence ATGAAAAGTAGATATCTTAAAATAGCCATAGGGTTGTTTTTAATAATAGTAATTGCTTTTATCTTTGGAATAAATCAATATAATAAACCTCACGTTAATGTTAGAGATTCAAAAGTTAATTACGTTTTTACACCAAAGAAACTCGTAGAGGAATATCTTCAAAATGAAATGGCAGCAACCAAAAAATATGCTGACCAAATACTTCAAATTGAAGGAGATTCCTATAGTATTTCAACCCTAAAAGGGAATAGTGTAATTACCTTCAAAGATACAACTTCAGAATCGAGTATAATTTGTCATCTTCAGCCTGAAGAAAATAATAAAATTTTAAAACTTAAAAAAGATCAATACATTACTGTTAAAGGCATTTGTACAGGTTACTTGTTAGATGTTGTTATGGTAGAATGTGTTTTGGTTGATTATAAAATATGA
- a CDS encoding YceI family protein — translation MKILYTLIFTLLVISQVKSQDKFITKTGYVSFFSHSLVEDIKAENNQGLSIIDTKTGEIVVQLLMRSFMFKKSLMQEHFNENYIESDTYPKAIFKGKILNYNQLVNENSDAEIEGTLFVHGKEKEIKIKVKAHKISEEIIISGDFKVEVADFDIKIPRIVVNNIAKIVKVSFEFHYTPYK, via the coding sequence ATGAAAATACTATACACCTTAATTTTTACTTTACTCGTTATTAGTCAAGTAAAATCTCAAGATAAATTTATTACTAAAACAGGCTATGTGTCTTTTTTCTCACATTCATTAGTTGAAGATATAAAAGCAGAAAACAACCAAGGTTTAAGTATTATTGATACAAAAACTGGTGAAATTGTTGTGCAACTTTTAATGCGTTCATTTATGTTTAAAAAATCTTTAATGCAAGAGCATTTTAATGAAAATTACATTGAATCGGATACCTATCCTAAAGCCATATTTAAGGGCAAAATATTAAATTATAATCAATTAGTTAATGAAAATTCAGATGCTGAAATAGAAGGCACTCTTTTTGTTCACGGTAAAGAAAAAGAAATAAAAATAAAAGTTAAAGCTCATAAAATTTCAGAGGAAATAATTATTAGTGGTGATTTTAAGGTTGAAGTAGCCGATTTTGATATAAAAATCCCAAGAATTGTGGTTAACAATATAGCTAAAATTGTAAAAGTTTCATTTGAGTTTCATTACACACCTTATAAATAA
- a CDS encoding DUF5777 family beta-barrel protein: protein MKKIVVVVFAIGLNFSGFSQDLSSILEQETANKTTIVTATFKGPRLLNGHSIETRKKGIFEFLISHRFGRINSGAYNLFGLDQSNIRFGFEYALFDNLTVAFGRSSFEKTYDGYLKYRLIKQKTGKNSFPFSVTFFGSATEKTLKDYAPNNKPTFTNRLTYTSQFLIAIKINSNLSFQFSPTYIHFNTVRKIEDSNDIFSLGFGGRMKISKRISINGEYYYNLDPFKSINSQNSLGLGIDIETGGHVFQLIVTNSRAMIEKGFITETTGNFFKGDIHFGFNVSRAF, encoded by the coding sequence ATGAAAAAAATAGTAGTAGTTGTTTTTGCTATTGGATTAAATTTTAGTGGATTTTCACAAGACTTATCATCTATTTTAGAACAAGAAACAGCAAATAAAACAACCATAGTTACTGCAACCTTTAAAGGACCCAGATTACTCAATGGACACTCAATTGAAACTCGAAAAAAAGGAATTTTTGAATTTTTGATCTCTCATAGATTTGGAAGAATTAATTCAGGAGCTTATAATTTATTTGGGTTAGATCAATCAAATATAAGATTTGGGTTTGAATATGCTTTGTTTGATAATTTAACGGTTGCTTTTGGTAGAAGTTCTTTTGAAAAAACATACGATGGTTACCTTAAGTACAGATTAATAAAACAAAAAACAGGTAAAAATTCTTTTCCGTTTAGCGTAACATTTTTTGGAAGTGCTACTGAGAAAACATTAAAAGATTATGCTCCTAACAATAAGCCAACATTTACAAATAGATTAACATATACAAGTCAGTTTTTAATTGCTATAAAAATCAACTCTAATCTTTCATTTCAATTTTCACCTACTTATATTCATTTTAATACTGTTAGAAAAATAGAAGATTCAAATGATATTTTTTCACTTGGTTTTGGTGGTCGTATGAAAATAAGTAAAAGAATTTCAATTAATGGGGAGTATTATTATAATCTAGATCCATTTAAATCCATAAATTCTCAAAATAGTTTGGGACTAGGAATTGATATTGAAACTGGAGGACATGTTTTTCAATTAATAGTTACGAATTCAAGAGCAATGATTGAAAAAGGTTTTATTACTGAAACTACAGGGAATTTCTTTAAAGGTGATATCCATTTTGGTTTTAATGTTTCAAGAGCATTTTAA
- a CDS encoding cytochrome P460 family protein has translation MKKIKIIVLLAFILMTSCAKKSNYHLVSKVPDLIMPKNGLKFKEIEDYKNYKIVATHFRTDKNELRYVLVNEIAFKPFTNNEILPEGSKIVKIGWKVKKMSNFGVALESDSLQRIEYMIKDSKRFKDNPGNWGYARFVKENNKYKSWGKGTVSCIACHNLSKGNNFVFTKYQKVF, from the coding sequence ATGAAAAAAATAAAAATTATAGTATTATTAGCATTTATTCTAATGACATCATGTGCTAAAAAATCGAATTATCATTTGGTGTCAAAAGTTCCAGATTTAATAATGCCTAAAAATGGATTGAAGTTTAAAGAAATAGAAGATTACAAAAATTATAAAATTGTAGCTACACATTTTAGAACAGACAAAAATGAATTACGATATGTTTTAGTCAATGAAATTGCATTTAAACCATTTACGAATAATGAAATACTACCTGAGGGAAGTAAAATTGTAAAGATTGGTTGGAAAGTTAAAAAGATGTCCAATTTTGGTGTTGCTTTGGAATCTGACAGTTTACAACGTATAGAATACATGATTAAAGATTCAAAGAGGTTTAAAGACAATCCAGGTAATTGGGGTTATGCACGATTTGTAAAAGAAAATAACAAATATAAAAGCTGGGGCAAAGGCACTGTAAGTTGTATAGCTTGCCACAATCTTTCAAAGGGTAATAATTTTGTTTTCACAAAATATCAAAAGGTGTTCTAA
- the recQ gene encoding DNA helicase RecQ, with the protein MLLKETQETLRSTLKKYFGYDDFREHQQEIIESVLSKKDNLVIMPTGGGKSICFQLPAILFEGVTLVISPLIALMKDQVDGLNANGIPANFFNSSQESQEQHAIFEKVIHKEIKLLYVAPESLSLLDNILNEEFISCVAIDEAHCISSWGHDFRPSYQQLGFLKTTLPNTPIIALTATADKATRQDILKQLNIPKATRFLTSFDRENITLEVRPANDRVLQIIKFIRKKPNEAGIIYCLSRKSTEQLASKLQQNGIKAAAYHAGLNFAERTKTQEDFIYDKVEVVCATVAFGMGIDKSNVRWVIHYNMPKNIEGYYQEIGRCGRDGLKANALLFHSYSDVIQLRKFASGASNEEVQIAKLERMKQFSEATTCRRKILLSYFGELLATNCGNCDVCKNPPQFFNGTIIAQKALSVITRLKESEAIGTVIDVLRGANNATIIDKQYDKLKSHGIGSDISWRDWQQYLIQLTNQGYCEIAFHKNNALRLTSFSKKVLFENEVVNLTRPIEYKEQVKVQKEIKAKKPKKDTLFERLRKLRQEIALAENIPAYLVFSDATLKEMERAIPMCESDFIDISGVGQRKLEVYGEDFIAEIVSFSNEKISTRKQNNTNKVTYQLYKEGLSIDEIAAKRNLKSTTIFSHLAKAYTDGKDIDIYKFVTKDEVEKIRNAKGELKNPPALKPYFEHFNGELAYFKIRLALSIIDK; encoded by the coding sequence ATGCTATTAAAAGAAACCCAAGAAACATTACGTTCTACACTTAAAAAATATTTTGGATACGATGATTTTCGTGAACATCAACAAGAAATTATTGAATCGGTACTTTCCAAAAAAGATAATTTAGTAATTATGCCAACAGGTGGTGGTAAATCCATTTGTTTCCAATTACCAGCAATTCTTTTTGAAGGTGTTACTTTGGTAATTTCGCCATTAATTGCCTTAATGAAAGATCAAGTTGACGGTTTAAATGCCAATGGAATACCAGCCAATTTTTTCAATAGCAGTCAAGAAAGTCAAGAACAACATGCTATTTTTGAGAAAGTAATTCATAAAGAAATAAAACTGTTGTATGTGGCTCCTGAAAGTTTATCGCTATTAGATAATATTTTAAATGAAGAATTTATTAGTTGTGTTGCTATTGATGAAGCACATTGTATATCTTCTTGGGGACACGATTTTAGACCTTCCTATCAGCAGTTAGGTTTTTTAAAAACTACACTACCTAATACACCAATTATTGCACTAACAGCAACGGCAGATAAAGCAACACGACAAGATATTTTAAAACAATTAAACATTCCAAAAGCAACACGATTTTTAACCTCTTTTGATCGAGAAAATATAACGTTAGAAGTACGTCCCGCAAATGATAGAGTGTTACAAATCATAAAATTTATTCGTAAAAAACCAAATGAAGCAGGTATTATTTATTGTCTAAGTCGGAAATCTACAGAACAATTAGCTTCAAAACTACAACAAAACGGAATTAAAGCAGCCGCGTACCACGCAGGTTTAAATTTTGCAGAACGTACCAAAACGCAAGAAGATTTTATTTATGATAAAGTAGAAGTAGTTTGTGCAACAGTTGCCTTTGGAATGGGGATTGATAAATCGAACGTTCGTTGGGTAATTCATTACAATATGCCTAAAAATATTGAAGGTTATTATCAGGAGATTGGACGTTGCGGAAGAGATGGATTAAAAGCGAATGCACTATTATTTCATAGTTATTCGGATGTAATTCAACTTCGGAAATTTGCTAGTGGCGCTAGTAATGAAGAGGTTCAAATAGCAAAATTAGAACGTATGAAGCAATTTTCTGAAGCAACCACGTGCCGAAGAAAAATTTTGTTAAGTTATTTTGGAGAATTGTTGGCTACAAACTGTGGTAATTGCGATGTTTGTAAAAATCCACCGCAGTTTTTTAACGGTACTATTATTGCTCAAAAAGCACTTTCAGTAATTACACGATTGAAAGAATCTGAGGCTATAGGAACGGTAATTGATGTGTTAAGAGGGGCAAATAATGCAACTATTATAGATAAACAATACGATAAATTAAAATCGCATGGAATAGGAAGTGATATTTCTTGGAGAGATTGGCAGCAGTATTTAATTCAGTTAACCAATCAAGGCTATTGCGAAATTGCTTTTCATAAAAATAATGCATTGCGTTTAACCAGTTTTTCAAAAAAAGTATTGTTTGAAAATGAAGTTGTGAATTTAACTCGCCCAATTGAGTATAAAGAACAAGTAAAAGTTCAAAAAGAAATAAAAGCTAAGAAACCTAAAAAAGACACCTTATTTGAACGTTTAAGAAAATTGCGTCAAGAAATTGCATTGGCTGAAAATATCCCGGCGTATTTGGTTTTTAGCGATGCTACATTAAAAGAAATGGAACGAGCAATACCAATGTGTGAAAGTGATTTTATAGATATTAGCGGTGTTGGACAACGAAAATTAGAAGTGTATGGAGAAGATTTTATTGCTGAAATAGTCTCCTTTTCTAATGAAAAAATAAGTACTCGAAAACAAAATAACACGAACAAAGTAACCTACCAATTGTATAAAGAAGGTTTGTCAATTGATGAAATTGCAGCAAAGCGAAATTTAAAATCTACCACAATTTTTTCACATTTGGCAAAAGCCTATACAGATGGTAAAGATATAGATATTTATAAGTTTGTGACTAAAGATGAAGTTGAGAAAATTAGAAATGCAAAGGGAGAACTAAAAAACCCACCAGCATTAAAACCTTATTTTGAACATTTTAATGGAGAATTAGCGTATTTTAAAATACGATTAGCTTTATCAATTATTGACAAATAG
- a CDS encoding YqaA family protein, whose amino-acid sequence MPRIESQKKSKIKLLHQYYSYTGFYKFILNSIKKAITPILFLVIILIVFNNYIYNINDGLEIVTTTFSTLAIFLMFFVSETILGLIPPEIFIAWSKKTSTPIVNLALLATLSYIGGVLSYFIGKAILKVRVVKEYFENKMHKQLKNTSKWGGFLIVVGALLPIPFSITCLAAGMIKYPLKGVLLFGLLRFVRFTIYGVAIFNIVSN is encoded by the coding sequence ATGCCCCGAATAGAGAGTCAAAAGAAATCGAAAATAAAGTTGCTTCATCAATATTATTCTTATACGGGGTTTTATAAGTTTATATTGAACAGCATTAAAAAGGCAATTACTCCCATACTTTTTTTGGTTATAATTTTAATTGTTTTTAATAATTATATTTATAATATCAATGATGGGCTAGAAATAGTAACCACCACTTTTTCTACTCTAGCTATTTTCTTAATGTTTTTTGTATCAGAAACAATTTTGGGGCTAATTCCGCCAGAAATTTTTATTGCTTGGTCTAAAAAAACAAGTACACCTATAGTTAACTTAGCGTTATTGGCAACGCTCTCTTATATTGGAGGGGTACTTTCTTATTTTATTGGAAAAGCGATACTGAAAGTAAGAGTTGTAAAAGAGTATTTTGAAAATAAAATGCATAAACAATTAAAAAACACTAGTAAATGGGGTGGATTTTTAATTGTAGTTGGGGCATTACTTCCAATTCCGTTTTCAATAACATGTTTGGCAGCTGGTATGATTAAATATCCACTTAAAGGTGTTTTGTTATTTGGTTTATTAAGGTTTGTTCGTTTTACCATATATGGTGTAGCAATTTTTAATATAGTTAGTAATTAG
- a CDS encoding S8 family peptidase, which translates to MKTQTLFTKFSFLTLFLVSILIVITSCVSENEDANITDATSLAQYTSTPIDGQYVIVFNNNYAGKSAITKSLSYKAKTEMLKSEIPTNFAAAKITNENIINTFGFALNGFSAKLTESQLAILKKDNRIKSIEQDQMITLSPINAYIGKPGSGGGTPPAQEIPWGITRVGGGAAYSGGATAWIIDTGIDLDHPELNVDVARSISFLTGSPANKSPEDQNGHGTHVAGTVAAIDNAIGVVGVAPGATVVAVRVLDRRGSGSTSGVISGIDYVAANGQVGDAANMSLGGGVSTALDDAVIAAAATGVKFALAAGNESTDANSSSPGRANGPNIYTISAMDVNDNFASFSNYGNPPIEFCAPGVSILSTWKDGGYNTISGTSMATPHVCGLLLLGNVNSDGTVNGDPDGNPDAIAHN; encoded by the coding sequence ATGAAGACACAAACTTTATTCACAAAATTTTCATTTTTAACATTATTTTTAGTATCAATTCTTATTGTAATTACTAGTTGCGTTAGTGAGAACGAAGATGCTAATATTACAGATGCAACATCTTTAGCTCAATACACTTCAACTCCGATAGATGGACAGTATGTTATTGTATTTAATAATAATTATGCAGGTAAATCAGCTATTACAAAAAGTTTAAGCTATAAAGCCAAAACGGAGATGTTAAAATCTGAAATACCTACTAATTTTGCAGCAGCTAAAATTACAAATGAAAATATTATAAATACTTTTGGTTTTGCACTTAATGGATTTTCAGCTAAATTAACAGAAAGTCAATTGGCAATATTAAAAAAAGATAATCGAATTAAAAGTATTGAACAAGATCAAATGATTACTTTGTCTCCAATAAATGCATACATAGGGAAACCAGGAAGTGGTGGAGGAACTCCGCCAGCTCAAGAAATACCTTGGGGCATTACTAGAGTTGGAGGAGGAGCAGCTTATTCAGGTGGGGCAACTGCTTGGATTATTGATACGGGTATAGATTTAGATCACCCAGAATTAAATGTAGATGTTGCAAGAAGTATTTCTTTTTTAACAGGTTCACCAGCTAACAAAAGTCCAGAAGATCAAAACGGACATGGTACGCATGTTGCAGGTACAGTTGCTGCAATTGATAATGCTATTGGTGTTGTTGGCGTAGCTCCAGGAGCAACTGTAGTTGCAGTTCGTGTTTTAGACCGAAGAGGTAGTGGGTCAACATCTGGTGTAATTTCAGGAATAGATTACGTTGCTGCAAATGGTCAGGTTGGAGATGCTGCTAATATGAGTTTAGGAGGAGGTGTTTCAACCGCTTTAGACGATGCTGTTATTGCAGCAGCAGCTACAGGTGTTAAATTTGCATTAGCTGCTGGTAATGAATCTACAGATGCTAACAGTAGTTCTCCAGGGAGAGCTAACGGGCCAAATATCTATACAATTTCAGCAATGGATGTAAATGATAATTTTGCTTCTTTCTCAAATTATGGCAATCCTCCAATTGAATTTTGTGCACCAGGTGTATCAATTTTATCTACTTGGAAAGATGGTGGTTATAATACAATAAGTGGTACATCTATGGCAACACCACATGTTTGTGGGTTGTTATTGTTAGGAAATGTAAATTCTGATGGAACTGTAAATGGAGATCCTGATGGAAACCCAGATGCGATAGCTCATAACTAA
- a CDS encoding Lrp/AsnC family transcriptional regulator, whose translation MKLDDINWSILHCLQQNARQTNTEIARKVGITSPAVSERIHKMEDFGIIEGYFTKVSYFKTNHQLKAIITLRVFMGRLKPFMEKVKEFNEVINCYRITGNENIFMEVVLKNQQHLQQFIDQLINYGETKTHIVLSNIVENNPIVKSVHL comes from the coding sequence ATGAAATTAGACGATATTAATTGGAGCATCTTACATTGTTTACAACAAAATGCTAGACAAACAAATACAGAAATTGCTCGAAAAGTAGGCATAACTTCACCTGCTGTTTCAGAACGTATTCACAAGATGGAAGATTTTGGAATTATTGAAGGCTATTTCACTAAGGTTTCTTATTTTAAAACTAACCATCAGCTAAAAGCAATTATAACTTTAAGAGTATTTATGGGCAGATTAAAACCTTTTATGGAAAAAGTAAAAGAATTTAATGAGGTTATTAATTGTTATAGAATTACAGGAAATGAAAATATTTTTATGGAAGTTGTATTAAAAAATCAACAACACCTCCAACAATTTATAGATCAATTAATTAATTATGGAGAAACAAAAACGCATATTGTTTTATCTAATATTGTAGAAAACAATCCTATAGTCAAAAGTGTACATCTTTAA